The genomic stretch CGATCTTGCGGGCGCGGTTCAGCGCGAATCCCCGCCCGACCAGCCAGCTCGAAAATGAGCCGACGACCAGGCAGCCGATGCCGGCGGCCGCCCACGGTATCCAGGCGTAATACCCCACCTCCTTGACGTTGTACCCGCGCGTATCCAGCAGATACTTTGGCAGCCAGAACGCGATGAAATACCAGACGGCGTCGGTGAGAAACTTGGCGATGACCAGGGTCCAGACCTGCGAGTAGCGGAAGAGTCGAATCCAGGGAATGCCGGGATCTCTCGGTCCGCTCACTGCCATTATTTCCTGCAGTTCGCTCCTTTCGGCGCCGGAAAGCCGGGGATGACGTGCCGGCGGGTAATAAGCACGCAGCCACCACACGGTCCAGACGAGTCCTGCAGCTCCCGAGAAATAAAAAACCCAGGGCCAACGGGCGTAGGACAAAATGGCGGCGATCGCGGGAGGGGCGATGATTCCCCCCACGGCCGTTCCCGCATTGATGATACCCATCGCCGTCGAGCGCTCCCGCATCGGGAACCACTCGGCCACGGCCTTGGTGGCCGCCGGGAAGCCACCGCCCTCACCTACTCCAAGCATGAGACGGCTTATGGCCAGCGCCGTGAAACCGGTCGCGAGGCCATGACTGGCGCACGCCAGCGACCACCACGCCATAATCAGAAAGAACCCCAAACGTGTGCCCAGTGCGTCGATCAGCTTTCCGCCGATGACATACATCAGACCATAGGTGATCAGGAATGCAGTGTTCAGGTGCGCGAATTTTTCGTCCGGGATGGGGATTTGCTTCCTGATCTCGCCCACGGCCACCGAAAGCGTCTGCCGGTCGAAATAGCTGACGGTGATCGCGGCGCAAAGCAGAATCGCGATCCACCAGCGAGTGGCAATGCGAGGAATCCTGACTTCCATAATCTCGGCCCATATAATCGGGGTCGGCTCTGCAAAGGTCAAAAAAATCCGTTTTTTTTGACTTTTGCAGATTCGATCCCCTTGCCCTCAGCCTCGCACTTGTACCTTGGCCAGGTTCTCGTAGAACTCGACGAGGCCGCTGTGGTCGTTCCCGGCTTTGCCGTCCACTTTGAGCGCCTGCATGATTTCCAGGACCTGGCTGGAGAGTGGGATCGGCACGCCCAGGCTATGGGCAGTGTCGAGCGCGTTCATGAGATCCTTGATATGGAGTTCGATGCGGAAGCCCGGCTTGAAGTTGCCTGCCAGGATCATGGGCATTTTGGCGTCCATCACGGTGCTGCCGGCCAGGCCGGCGCGGATGGCCTGGAAGACCATCCTGGGATCGACGCCGGCCTTCGTCGCCAGAACCATTGCTTCGGAAAGGGCGGCGATGTTCAGCGCCACAATGATCTGATTGGCGAGTTTGGTGACGTTGCCGCTGCCGATTTCGCCGCCGCGCGTGACCGATGCGCCCATGACCCCAAGAATATCCTTCACTTCGGCGAACGCCTGTTGCGGCCCGCCGGCCATGATGGCGAGGGTGCCCTCGATGGCCTTGGGTTCGCCGCCGCTTACCGGCGCGTCGAGCATGGGGACGCCTTTCTTCGCAAAGCAAGCGGCAATTTCCCGGCTCGCCAGGGGAGCAATGGAACTCATGTCGATGAAAATGGAGCCTGCGCGAATCCCCTCGATTACACCCTCCTTACCCAGCGCTGCCTCTTTAACCTCGGGAGAATTGGGCAGCATGGTGATAATCACTTCGCTGCGTGCCGCCACATCCTTGGGAGACTGGCCCGCCACGGCGCCGGCTCGAGCCATTTCCGTGACGGGCTCGGGTCGAATATCGTGAACAACCAGCTCGTGACCCGCCTTCAGCAGGTTCTTCGCCATGGGCTTGCCCATGATGCCCAAACCGATAAAACCAATTTTTTTCATGTCAGCTCCTTGAAGCACCCAATCCGGAGATCGGATCTGCAAAATTTAAAAAATCCGCCCGTTTTTCAACTTTTGCGGGTCCAATCCTATTGTTTCCATGGTGCTGGCGGCAATCTGGTTGGCTGTGAGGCTATACGCTTCCAGCAGATCCTTATAGCTCTGCGCCGACTGACCGAAGTTGTCTTCGATTCCCACACATCGCACGGGGATGCCCTGGCCGCGGAAGGCGAAAGTGATTACGCTTGCCAGGCCGCCGATCAGGGAATGTTCCTCAGCGGTGACGATGCCCTTCATCCCCAGAGCAAGAGCCTGTAATGCCCTTTCGTCAACCGGCTTGAGGGTGCTCACATTCACGACGCGCAACGAGATTCCCTTGGTTTCGAGGGACTCTGCGGCTGCAAGCGCTTCGGAAACCATC from Terriglobia bacterium encodes the following:
- a CDS encoding MFS transporter, producing the protein MEVRIPRIATRWWIAILLCAAITVSYFDRQTLSVAVGEIRKQIPIPDEKFAHLNTAFLITYGLMYVIGGKLIDALGTRLGFFLIMAWWSLACASHGLATGFTALAISRLMLGVGEGGGFPAATKAVAEWFPMRERSTAMGIINAGTAVGGIIAPPAIAAILSYARWPWVFYFSGAAGLVWTVWWLRAYYPPARHPRLSGAERSELQEIMAVSGPRDPGIPWIRLFRYSQVWTLVIAKFLTDAVWYFIAFWLPKYLLDTRGYNVKEVGYYAWIPWAAAGIGCLVVGSFSSWLVGRGFALNRARKIALGVSVSVMPCLLFVPFASNRWIIVPFAIAYFGQQAWSTLVMTLPADIFPRRVVGAVAGLVGFGGAMGGIVFGELAGQMLKYGTGYGPIFMIAGTLHVLAFLLIVVIIRNVQPIDVPILTAQEPAVQAGP
- the garR gene encoding 2-hydroxy-3-oxopropionate reductase, with translation MKKIGFIGLGIMGKPMAKNLLKAGHELVVHDIRPEPVTEMARAGAVAGQSPKDVAARSEVIITMLPNSPEVKEAALGKEGVIEGIRAGSIFIDMSSIAPLASREIAACFAKKGVPMLDAPVSGGEPKAIEGTLAIMAGGPQQAFAEVKDILGVMGASVTRGGEIGSGNVTKLANQIIVALNIAALSEAMVLATKAGVDPRMVFQAIRAGLAGSTVMDAKMPMILAGNFKPGFRIELHIKDLMNALDTAHSLGVPIPLSSQVLEIMQALKVDGKAGNDHSGLVEFYENLAKVQVRG